Proteins from a single region of Ogataea parapolymorpha DL-1 chromosome IV, whole genome shotgun sequence:
- a CDS encoding Dicarboxylic amino acid permease, translated as MGKEYATGSGAQSLISVHTRDYALEMQKSPFGAGTEPLALEDGHQLKKDLKSRHITMIAIGGALGTGLLIGTSSSLANAGPGSVLVSYSLVGLVVYFVMCALGEMASFIPLPEGFAGYAKRYCDEALGFAVGISYLCKYLIVSPNQMVAGSLVMQYWVSADRVNPGVWVAILMVVVISINYFGVKFFGEFEFWLSSLKVLTVLGLILLLLCIMLGGSPTHDRIGFRYWHNPGSFAPYSGVEDQGTAKFVAFWSVLVTAVFAYLGTELVGITFGEARNPRYTIKKAIRLTFYRIIIFYVLSVFLLGCCVAYNDPQLMTAKKASTSASASPFVVAIRNADISGLPHLINACVLLFIFSATNSDLYIATRNVYALSANGMFPEIFSRTNKRGVPVYALIFASLFCLLAFMVCSSSSSKIFNYFVNVVSIFGLITWISILVTYIYFCRAVKAQGYDRKKFIYYAPLQPYGTWFSLFFCCLISITKSFTVFIGGFDYKTFITSYIGIPVFLIALFGYKIIKKTKTVKPEEADLVTYKDVIDLETEEFERLEEERKVARGGKKDLSWFYDHTVGYVF; from the coding sequence ATGGGTAAGGAATACGCGACTGGATCTGGAGCACAGTCCCTTATCTCAGTCCACACCCGGGACTATGCTCTCGAGATGCAAAAGTCGCCTTTCGGCGCCGGCACAGAACCGTTAGCTCTCGAGGATGGCCATCAACTGAAGAAAGATCTCAAATCTCGTCATATTACCATGATTGCCATTGGAGGTGCCCTGGGTACGGGTTTGCTGATTGGTACCTCGTCGTCTCTGGCGAATGCCGGTCCTGGTAGTGTCTTGGTCTCTTACTCATTGGTGGGCTTGGTTGTTTATTTCGTCATGTGCGCACTTGGAGAAATGGCAAGTTTCATTCCTCTTCCAGAAGGTTTTGCTGGTTACGCCAAGAGATACTGTGACGAGGCCCTTGGCTTTGCTGTTGGTATCTCTTACTTGTGCAAATACCTCATCGTCTCGCCTAACCAAATGGTGGCAGGCTCGCTGGTTATGCAGTATTGGGTGTCTGCCGATCGCGTCAACCCTGGTGTCTGGGTTGCCATTCTAATGGTGGTGGTGATTTCCATCAACTACTTCGGCGTGAAGTTCTTTGGTGAGTTCGAGTTCTGGCTCTCATCGCTCAAAGTCCTCACTGTGCTTGGTCTCATTTTATTGCTACTTTGCATCATGTTGGGAGGGTCGCCAACTCACGACAGAATTGGTTTTAGATACTGGCACAATCCCGGCTCGTTCGCACCATATAGTGGTGTTGAAGATCAAGGAACAGCAAAATTCGTCGCTTTTTGGTCTGTTCTGGTGACGGCAGTCTTTGCCTACCTCGGTACCGAGCTGGTCGGTATCACATTCGGTGAGGCCAGAAACCCAAGATATACCATCAAGAAGGCTATCAGACTCACCTTCTACCGTATTATCATCTTTTACGTTCTGTCTGTGTTCCTGCTTGGCTGCTGCGTCGCCTACAACGATCCACAGCTAATGACGGCCAAGAAAGCTTCGACCTCGGCAAGTGCTTCGCCTTTCGTGGTTGCCATCAGAAATGCTGATATTAGCGGATTGCCTCATCTGATCAATGCCTGTGTTCTTCTTTTCATTTTCTCGGCCACGAACTCAGACCTCTATATTGCAACCAGAAACGTTTACGCGCTCTCCGCCAACGGAATGTTCCCAGagatcttctccagaacgAACAAGCGCGGTGTCCCTGTTTACGCTTTGATCTTTGCCAGTTTGTTCTGTCTGCTGGCCTTCATGGTGTGCTCGTCATCATCTTCGAAGATCTTCAACTACTTCGTCAACGTGGTGTCTATCTTCGGTCTGATCACTTGGATCTCCATCCTGGTCACGTACATCTACTTCTGCAGAGCTGTCAAGGCGCAGGGTTACGACAGAAAGAAGTTCATCTACTATGCTCCATTGCAACCATACGGAACATGGTTCTCtcttttcttctgctgcttgaTTTCGATCACCAAATCGTTCACTGTGTTCATCGGTGGCTTTGACTACAAGACATTCATCACCTCATACATTGGTATTCCAGTTTTCCTGATTGCTCTTTTCGGTtacaagatcatcaaaaagaCCAAGACGGTCAAGCCGGAAGAGGCAGACCTTGTCACATACAAAGATGTCATTGATCTAGAAACAGAAGAATTCGAGAGACTCGAGGAAGAACGCAAGGTGGCCAGGGGAGGCAAGAAGGACCTGAGCTGGTTCTACGATCACACAGTTGGTTACGTCTTCTAA